One genomic window of Ciona intestinalis unplaced genomic scaffold, KH HT000030.2, whole genome shotgun sequence includes the following:
- the LOC100177633 gene encoding differentially expressed in FDCP 8 homolog B isoform X1: METKVRAATKSSVLIQNNFNDDVIDVVPLGEKLSNEIADISFTTVAQNDVGEVTSDDDSSSSRASVSSSGSVDASLSMLGLTEDYFSHPGRSLGLSSNEELEIAIEGCKEMIQQLPETSKRRKKLVETLVELRLKLQEDGSEIEESDTKIILGHKLKKKVNKTLKHYCDCCSKLIWGLFQMWYECTMCGFKCHAKCTTTVRRSCAARAHKPNTSYQLKICPEVGLSKQLYKCAECKNAISILGGSDEARLCDYSGLYYCPNCHWNDLVSIPARVLHNWDHELYKVSRAMFQLLSSLYNRPLICIDDVNPMLFNFVEELAEIRKMREDILKMKSYFLVCSVAIEQRILCQLETRQHFVDDSSMYSMRDLTETMQGTLTHELSRIHTNFAKHIKLDCLFCQAKGFICEVCNAGEALFPFDPLVAICPKCSAVFHNDCFSCIDTRCPRCKRKQHKHDSSISEDYSAESSDDDSIYNLGRTRSNIATKSSLKPHSGVREQPPGVKKEPPLNRAKEPPTPPLGVSVGTRHRSNAILLNQAVVANGNEKGLNDLSPFLIWAISNQDQSKDNRHDDDVTPYLYDVASNDSSTSSHDVITRDVIPSRDVTKRDLIASHDVTKPHYVTKRDVIEPRDVTKRYDTSHRRSNTNSSAKNANISELPNNNPFLNDNDVTNNPFIEDDDVTNPFMTNSFERNKNDDYDATLNPFL; encoded by the exons ATGGAAACAAAAGTTCGGGCTGCAACAAAATCTTCAGTTTTGattcaaaataatttcaatGACGACGTTATTGATGTGGTTCCACTTGGTGAGAAGTTGTCAAATGAGATCGCGGATATTAGTTTCACTACTGTTGCACAGAACGACGTTGGTGAAGTCACGTCAGATGATG ATTCTTCGAGCAGTCGAGCCTCAGTGAGCAGTTCCGGATCAGTGGACGCAAGTTTATCGATGTTGGGGTTAACGGAAGATTATTTCTCGCACCCAGGG CGATCACTTGGTTTGTCATCGAACGAAGAATTAGAAATCGCCATCGAGGGTTGCAAGGAAATGATTCAGCAACTTCCGGAAACTTCTAAACGAAGGAAGAAGCTCGTGGAGACGCTCGTTGAACTCCGGTTGAAACTTCAAGAG GACGGTTCCGAAATTGAAGAATCGGACACGAAAATAATTCTCGGCCATAAATTGAAGAAGAAAGtgaacaaaacattgaaacattattGTGATTGTTGTAGCAAACTTATTTGGGGTTTGTTCCAG ATGTGGTACGAATGCACCATGTGCGGGTTCAAGTGTCACGCAAAGTGCACGACCACTGTTCGGCGATCTTGTGCAGCTCGTGCACATAAACCCAACACTTCGTACCAACTCAAGATTTGCCCCGAAGTTGGGTTgtcaaaacaactttataaatgCGCCGAGTGTAAAAATGCTATTTCTATTCTCGGAg GTTCAGATGAAGCTCGTTTATGCGATTACTCCGGTTTGTATTATTGTCCCAACTGTCATTGGAACGACCTTGTTTCGATCCCAGCGAGGGTGCTGCATAATTGGGACCACGAACTGTACAAG GTGAGTCGAGCGATGTTCCAGCTATTATCCTCGCTTTACAATCGACCTTTGATATGCATCGACGACGTCAACCCGATGTTGTTCAACTTTGTCGAGGAACTCGCTGAAATAAGG AAAATGCGAGAAgatattttgaaaatgaaatcTTATTTCCTTGTTTGTTCGGTGGCGATCGAACAAAGGATTCTGTGCCAG TTGGAAACGCGCCAACACTTTGTCGATGACTCTTCAATGTATTCGATGCGCGACCTTACCGAGACAATGCAAGGGACTTTAACGCATGAGTTGTCGCGGATTCATACCAACTTTGCTAAACACATCAAATTGGAttgtttg ttCTGCCAAGCGAAGGGATTTATCTGCGAGGTTTGCAACGCAGGTGAAGCTTTATTCCCATTCGACCCACTCGTTGCTATTTGTCCCAAATGTAGCGCGGTGTTCCACAA CGATTGTTTCAGTTGTATCGACACACGATGTCCTCGTTGTAAACGTAAACAACATAAGCATGACTCATCGATTTCCGAGGATTACTCAGCAGAATCAAGCGATGATGACTCGATATATAATCTCGGTCGAACCAG GAGCAACATTGCGACCAAGTCATCGCTGAAACCACATAGTGGGGTTAGAGAGCAACCACCAGGTGTCAAAAAAGAGCCACCACTAAACAGAGCTAAAGAGCCCCCCACCCCTCCACTTGGTGTCAGTGTTGGTACTCGTCACCGTAGCAACGCGATATTGTTAAATCAAGCTGTTGTAGCGAATGGCAACGAGAAGGGTTTGAATGATCTTTCCCCTTTCCTTATATGGGCGATATCCAACCAAGACCAAAGTAAGGACAATCGTcacgatgatgacgtcacaccttaCCTCTATGATGTCGCGAGTAATGACAGTTCAACCTCATCTCatgacgttataacacgtgatGTCATACCatctcgtgacgtcacaaaacgtGACCTTATCGCATCTCATGATGTCACAAAACctcattacgtcacaaaacgtgacgtcatcgaaCCTCGTGATGTCACAAAACGTTACGATACATCGCATCGTCGTAGCAACACAAACTCTTCAGCAAAAAACGCAAACATATCGGAACTACCAAACAATAACCCATTCTTAAatgataatgacgtcacaaacaatcCATTCATCGaggatgatgacgtcacaaacccaTTTATGACAAACTCGTTTGAACGCAACAAAAATGACGATTATGACGCAACATTAAACCCATTCCTATAA
- the LOC100184730 gene encoding transmembrane matrix receptor MUP-4-like, producing the protein MKPIIALLLCYVTITNGLLCLECDESESIAECDVNGRLVACQSNQKACETVVRRSGYSPGDVKVMKGCKQRKACRNNQAQNTQVSGGGKQCNADQPSSVCSCCCVGDGCNIGEPPCIEEVINVTCPVQATFYHGEMQCSDGNNEGSVCKFVCTEGAFSVYPDGVNANQCMGGGVWNISMPCCARPCPPYFLYDMVTLYHTTNVQLFDIFSLGAIIRTSAIAIGPEATQSASFYYSDKIDEDSVVYFNDYNYNRSLGIRLYDERTRPNNSANGKVNTGAAIQWALRNMFNESRGARRNVPKVIVVAIDSDSDDDVTSASQAARDAGVLIYVFNIPPAGGALDQDQMLSITNDVDHIFTFDPERRNFFSNVGSFTTDVISHFCSDPCNHAFHN; encoded by the exons atgaagccGATCATCGCGTTGCTcctgtgttacgtcacaatcaccaATG gtTTGCTTTGTTTGGAATGCGATGAAAGCGAAAGCATCGCTGAGTGTGACGTCAACGGTCGACTTGtcgcctgtcaatcaaatcaG AAAGCGTGCGAAACAGTGGTTCGCAGGTCCGGGTATTCCCCCGGTGACGTAAAGGTAATGAAGGGATGCAAACAAAGGAAGGCGTGTCGTAATAATCAAGCACAG AACACACAGGTATCGGGGGGCGGTAAGCAATGCAACGCTGACCAACCAAGTTCGGTGTGCTCGTGTTGTTGTGTGGGTGATGGTTGCAATATAGGGGAACCACCATGTATTGAAGAAGTTATTAACG TGACGTGTCCCGTCCAAGCCACCTTTTACCACGGTGAGATGCAATGTAGCGACGGAAACAATGAGGGTTCGGTGTGTAAGTTCGTTTGTACAGAGGGCGCGTTCAGTGTTTATCCTGACGGGGTGAATGCGAACCAGTGTATGGGAGGCGGGGTTTGGAACATTTCTATGCCTTGTTGTGCAA ggcCATGTCCTCCATACTTCTTGTACGACATGGTCACCCTTTATCACACAACAAACGTTCAATTGTTCGACATCTTCAGTTTGGGTGCGATAATTAGAACCAG tgcgaTTGCAATTGGCCCGGAAGCGACACAATCAGCGTCGTTCTATTATAGCGACAAAATTGACGAAGATTCCGTCGTTTATTTCAACGACTATAATTACAACCGAAGCCTCGGGATTCGGTTATATGATGAAAGGACTCGGCCGAACAATTCAG CAAATGGGAAAGTGAACACCGGCGCCGCCATTCAGTGGGCGTTACGTAATATGTTCAACGAATCACGCGGGGCAAGACGGAACGTCCCGAAAGTCATCGTCGTCGCAATCGACTCGGATTcggatgatgacgtcacgtcTGCGTCACAAGCGGCTAGAGATGCAGGGGTATTG ATATACGTGTTTAACATCCCGCCGGCGGGTGGCGCTCTTGATCAAGACCAAATGTTGTCAATCACAAATGACGTAGACCACATATTTACCTTTGACCCAGAGAGACGGAACTTCTTTTCTAATGTCGGTTCATTTACAACTGACGTCATATCCCATTTCTGTAGCGACCCGTGCAACCATGCGTTCCACAATTAA
- the LOC100177633 gene encoding differentially expressed in FDCP 8 homolog B isoform X2, whose product METKVRAATKSSVLIQNNFNDDVIDVVPLGEKLSNEIADISFTTVAQNDVGEVTSDDDSSSSRASVSSSGSVDASLSMLGLTEDYFSHPGRSLGLSSNEELEIAIEGCKEMIQQLPETSKRRKKLVETLVELRLKLQEDGSEIEESDTKIILGHKLKKKVNKTLKHYCDCCSKLIWGLFQMWYECTMCGFKCHAKCTTTVRRSCAARAHKPNTSYQLKICPEVGLSKQLYKCAECKNAISILGGSDEARLCDYSGLYYCPNCHWNDLVSIPARVLHNWDHELYKVSRAMFQLLSSLYNRPLICIDDVNPMLFNFVEELAEIRKMREDILKMKSYFLVCSVAIEQRILCQLETRQHFVDDSSMYSMRDLTETMQGTLTHELSRIHTNFAKHIKLDCLFCQAKGFICEVCNAGEALFPFDPLVAICPKCSAVFHNDCFSCIDTRCPRCKRKQHKHDSSISEDYSAESSDDDSIYNLGRTRSNIATKSSLKPHSGVREQPPGVKKEPPLNRAKEPPTPPLGVSVGTRHRSNAILLNQAVVANGNEKGLNDLSPFLIWAISNQDQSKDNRHDDDVTPYLYDVASNDSSTSSHDVTKRDLIASHDVTKPHYVTKRDVIEPRDVTKRYDTSHRRSNTNSSAKNANISELPNNNPFLNDNDVTNNPFIEDDDVTNPFMTNSFERNKNDDYDATLNPFL is encoded by the exons ATGGAAACAAAAGTTCGGGCTGCAACAAAATCTTCAGTTTTGattcaaaataatttcaatGACGACGTTATTGATGTGGTTCCACTTGGTGAGAAGTTGTCAAATGAGATCGCGGATATTAGTTTCACTACTGTTGCACAGAACGACGTTGGTGAAGTCACGTCAGATGATG ATTCTTCGAGCAGTCGAGCCTCAGTGAGCAGTTCCGGATCAGTGGACGCAAGTTTATCGATGTTGGGGTTAACGGAAGATTATTTCTCGCACCCAGGG CGATCACTTGGTTTGTCATCGAACGAAGAATTAGAAATCGCCATCGAGGGTTGCAAGGAAATGATTCAGCAACTTCCGGAAACTTCTAAACGAAGGAAGAAGCTCGTGGAGACGCTCGTTGAACTCCGGTTGAAACTTCAAGAG GACGGTTCCGAAATTGAAGAATCGGACACGAAAATAATTCTCGGCCATAAATTGAAGAAGAAAGtgaacaaaacattgaaacattattGTGATTGTTGTAGCAAACTTATTTGGGGTTTGTTCCAG ATGTGGTACGAATGCACCATGTGCGGGTTCAAGTGTCACGCAAAGTGCACGACCACTGTTCGGCGATCTTGTGCAGCTCGTGCACATAAACCCAACACTTCGTACCAACTCAAGATTTGCCCCGAAGTTGGGTTgtcaaaacaactttataaatgCGCCGAGTGTAAAAATGCTATTTCTATTCTCGGAg GTTCAGATGAAGCTCGTTTATGCGATTACTCCGGTTTGTATTATTGTCCCAACTGTCATTGGAACGACCTTGTTTCGATCCCAGCGAGGGTGCTGCATAATTGGGACCACGAACTGTACAAG GTGAGTCGAGCGATGTTCCAGCTATTATCCTCGCTTTACAATCGACCTTTGATATGCATCGACGACGTCAACCCGATGTTGTTCAACTTTGTCGAGGAACTCGCTGAAATAAGG AAAATGCGAGAAgatattttgaaaatgaaatcTTATTTCCTTGTTTGTTCGGTGGCGATCGAACAAAGGATTCTGTGCCAG TTGGAAACGCGCCAACACTTTGTCGATGACTCTTCAATGTATTCGATGCGCGACCTTACCGAGACAATGCAAGGGACTTTAACGCATGAGTTGTCGCGGATTCATACCAACTTTGCTAAACACATCAAATTGGAttgtttg ttCTGCCAAGCGAAGGGATTTATCTGCGAGGTTTGCAACGCAGGTGAAGCTTTATTCCCATTCGACCCACTCGTTGCTATTTGTCCCAAATGTAGCGCGGTGTTCCACAA CGATTGTTTCAGTTGTATCGACACACGATGTCCTCGTTGTAAACGTAAACAACATAAGCATGACTCATCGATTTCCGAGGATTACTCAGCAGAATCAAGCGATGATGACTCGATATATAATCTCGGTCGAACCAG GAGCAACATTGCGACCAAGTCATCGCTGAAACCACATAGTGGGGTTAGAGAGCAACCACCAGGTGTCAAAAAAGAGCCACCACTAAACAGAGCTAAAGAGCCCCCCACCCCTCCACTTGGTGTCAGTGTTGGTACTCGTCACCGTAGCAACGCGATATTGTTAAATCAAGCTGTTGTAGCGAATGGCAACGAGAAGGGTTTGAATGATCTTTCCCCTTTCCTTATATGGGCGATATCCAACCAAGACCAAAGTAAGGACAATCGTcacgatgatgacgtcacaccttaCCTCTATGATGTCGCGAGTAATGACAGTTCAACCTCATCTCa tgacgtcacaaaacgtGACCTTATCGCATCTCATGATGTCACAAAACctcattacgtcacaaaacgtgacgtcatcgaaCCTCGTGATGTCACAAAACGTTACGATACATCGCATCGTCGTAGCAACACAAACTCTTCAGCAAAAAACGCAAACATATCGGAACTACCAAACAATAACCCATTCTTAAatgataatgacgtcacaaacaatcCATTCATCGaggatgatgacgtcacaaacccaTTTATGACAAACTCGTTTGAACGCAACAAAAATGACGATTATGACGCAACATTAAACCCATTCCTATAA